The segment TGAGGGAAGTGTCCCTCTCAGAGTAGGACAAAGATTATATTACAACCGGACGGCTATTGGAGCGGgacagttttatttaatttacaccCATCCAGCGTCTTTCGTACGAGGTTCCCAAAGCATTTTTGCTAATAGCAAATAAAGCTTCTTGGCATTCCGCAGTAGCAGAAGTGGCCTTGGAAAACGCAACCGcgcagatagggaaactgagtccaATAGACTTCACGCTTAAACCATAGAACATTAAGATGCCAAATCACAAATGAACCCTCCGCTCCTCAATGCGTTCTAAGCAGCTCTTCACGTAGTCCTAAATAGTCATGGGTTTCTGAGAATGAGGGAAGCGCTATCCAGCTGGGAGTACACATGCCCTTTGGAGGGCGGTATGGGCGTGAGGGGGGGTGggtggagaagggaggaggaaattAAGTTTGGAGCTGAAGCCAGCCCGGAGAGAAGCCACTTTTCCAGCGGCTGCAGCTTGAAGCTCTAGTCTGCTCTTGTATTATTTATCTCGTCCCATAAGCTATTCATCAatccattatttattcattccaacATTAAGGTAATTAAATATGAGCTCACCGGGAAAGGGCAAGTCTGcaagggacagggacaggggtacagagggagaggaagggaattAGAAGGTCTGGAGTCATTGATTTGCGTAGAGATGTGCGCGGCTGCCCTTAGGTGACACTGGAGAGGGGGCTCACGTTGCAGGGTCCTGACGCGCTCACCCACTCCCGCCCCCGGGCAGTTAGGCTCCCTCCTaacccccctccccgccctccacCTCGCTTCCCACCTCTCCGGGTCCTTCTTCTCTCACCACTCCCAATCCCCCACTCCACAGCCTTGCCCTCCCCGCGCAGGGCGGCGCAGCCTCGCGGCCCGGCCCGGCGGCGCGCGGGCTGGCCTGCCAGGGATAGGCGCCGCCCGCAGCCAATCAGCGCGCCAGGGACGCTGCGCGCTTTAAGGCAGCTGCGGAGAGAACAGAAACCAAGTTCCCCGGCAACGAGCAGCATCCACCCGGCGGGAGGCTGGAGCCAGCGAGGCCCGAAAGACTGCGGAGTGAGCCGGCTGCTCTGTGTCCTGCGTGTGCCCCAGtactcctcctcttcttcctgggccGTCCATCCCCAAATCTCGAGTTGCTTTTTCGACTAGGGAAAGCCTAGGGAGGGGGTTAGGAGCAGCCGCGCCCCCCTCCCCGCTGCCGCCGCCCCTTGCTTTTTCGGCTCTGCTCCCTGCCGCGTGCGTCCGGGCAGTGCGCCTCGGCAGGCCCCAGCCATGTCGATGCTGCCATCGTTCGGCTTTACGCAAGAGCAAGTGGCATGTGTGTGCGAGGTTCTGCAGCAAGGCGGGAACCTGGAGCGCCTAGGCAGGTTTCTGTGGTCGCTGCCCGCCTGCGACCACCTGCACAAGAACGAGAGCGTGCTCAAGGCCAAGGCCGTGGTCGCCTTCCACCGCGGTAACTTCCGCGAACTCTACAAGATCCTGGAGAGCCACCAGTTCTCGCCTCACAACCACCCAAAGCTTCAGCAACTGTGGCTGAAGGCTCACTACGTGGAGGCCGAAAAGCTGCGCGGCCGGCCCCTGGGTGCGGTGGGCAAATATCGGGTGCGCCGAAAATTCCCGCTGCCGCGCACTATCTGGGACGGCGAAGAGACCAGCTACTGCTTCAAGGAGAAGTCGCGGGGCGTGCTGCGGGAGTGGTACGCGCATAACCCTTATCCCTCGCCGCGTGAGAAGCGGGAGCTGGCCGAGGCCACCGGCCTCACCACCACCCAAGTCAGCAATTGGTTTAAGAACCGGAGGCAAAGAGACCGAGCTGCCGAGGCCAAGGAAAGG is part of the Rhinolophus sinicus isolate RSC01 linkage group LG03, ASM3656204v1, whole genome shotgun sequence genome and harbors:
- the SIX1 gene encoding homeobox protein SIX1, yielding MSMLPSFGFTQEQVACVCEVLQQGGNLERLGRFLWSLPACDHLHKNESVLKAKAVVAFHRGNFRELYKILESHQFSPHNHPKLQQLWLKAHYVEAEKLRGRPLGAVGKYRVRRKFPLPRTIWDGEETSYCFKEKSRGVLREWYAHNPYPSPREKRELAEATGLTTTQVSNWFKNRRQRDRAAEAKERENTENNNSSSNKQNQLSPLEGGKPLMSSSEEEFSPPQSPDQNSVLLLQGNMGHARSSNYSLPGLTASQPSHGLQAHQHQLQDSLLGPLTSSLVDLGS